AGCCGCAGGCCGGCGAGGAAGTTGTCCTGGCCGACGTAGGCGACCAGCTGCTTGAGCACGCTGGCGCCCTTGGCGTAGGTGATGCCGTCGAAGTTCACCTCGACCGCGTGCAGGTCGACGATGTCCGCCGCGATCGGATGCGTGGACGGGAGCTGGTCCTGCTGGTACGCCCAGGCCTTCTCGACGTTGGCGAAGCTGGTCCAGGCGTTGCGGTACTCGGTCGCTTCGGTCAGGGCGAGGACGCTGGCGAAGGTGGCGAAGGACTCGTTCAGCCAGAGGTCGTCCCACCAGCGCATGGTGACCAGGTCGCCGAACCACATGTGCGCCATCTCGTGGAGCAGCGTCTCGGCGCGGCGCTCGTAGGCGTACCGGGTGACGCGCGACCGGAACACGAAGTCTTCGAGGAAGGTGACCGCGCCGGCGTTCTCCATCGCGCCCGCGTTGAACTCGGGCACGAAGAGCTGGTCGTACTTGCCGAACGGGTAGGGCACGGCGAAGCGGTCGTGGTAGAAGGCGAGGCCCTGCTTGGTCTCGGTGAACAGCCGGTCGGCGTCGAGGTGCTCGGCCAGCGAGGCGCGGCAGTAGATGCCGAGCGGGATCTCGCCGTGGGCGTCGGCGTAGGTGTCGTGCCACGAGGCGAACGGACCTGCGACCAGCGCGACGAGGTAGGTCGACAGCCTGCCACTCGGGGAGAACACCGTGGTGACCGCGCCGTTCGCGGCGTCACGGGTGGTTTCGGGGCTGGTGTTGCCGATGACCGACCATTCGGCTGGCGCGGTCACTTCGAGGGCGAAGCTCGCCTTCAGATCGGGCTGGTCGAAGCAGGCGAACATGCGCTTGGCGTCGGCGGTCTCGAACTGCGTGTAGAGGTAGACGCCATGGTCGACCGGGTCGACGAAGCGGTGCAGGCCCTCGCCGGTGTTCATGTACCGGCACTCCGCGTGCACCACGAGTTCGTTGGTCTCGGCCAGCTCGGGCAGCGCGATGCCGTCCTCTTCGCGGTAGCCGGACACGTCGAGCGGCGTGCCGTTGAGCGTGGCCGAGTGGACCCGGTCGGCGATCAGGTCGATCCAGCTCGGTTCGCGCCGGGCACTGGTGAACCGGACCGTGGTGGTCGAGGAGAAGGTGGTGTCACCGGTGAGGTCGAGCGCGATCTGGTACGACTCGACGGCCAGCAACGCCGCGCGCTGCTCGGCCGCGACGCGGGACAGGTTGGGACTGGCCACGAAAAACCCCTCGCTCGTGCGGTAGGCGGTAACCGTCAAACTAGCGAGGGGAATGCGTCCGGAAAACGGCGTCGGTTGAACGCCAAATGAGACGGCCGAAACCGAGCGGAAAACGAGTGAACGGCGTTTTATCGGCGACGGGAGTGCTGCGCCAGCAAACGCGCGACGGCCCAATCCTGGGCGGCAACGCCGACCGATTTGAACACCGTGCGGCCTTTTGCTTCCGGGGGCGCCGACAACGCGTCCCCGAGTTCGAGCACGTCACCGCGTCGCAGCAACCCGGTGTCCAGCGCGTGCCGGATTTCCCCGGCTTCCCCGGCCGCGGCGAACTGGTCGACCAGCACCACCGAGGCGGTGCCCAGCAACTCGGCGGGCAGCTCCCGCATGGACGGCCGGAACGAGCCGATCGCGTTGACGTGCACGCGTTCCGGCAACGCGGACAGCTCGAACAGGGGATCGGGGGAGGAGGTCGCGCAGCACACCGCGTCGGCGGCGGCCACCGCATCGGCGGCGTTCTCGGCGACCCGCACGCGCACGTGCGGGAACTCGGTGGCCAGCGTGTCCAGCAGCGGGCCCACTCGTCGCGGACTCCGGTTCCACACGCTCAGGTCGCGGATGTCCCGGACCGCCAGTACCGCGCGAACCTGGTCAGCGGCCTGTGCTCCGGCCCCGAGCAGGGCGAGCCCGGTGGCCCCCGGTGCGGCCAGCAGATCGGTGGCGACTCCCGCCACGGCTCCCGTGCGCAGTGCGGTGACCGCTCCGGCTTCGGCGGTGAGCTGGCCGCCGTCGTCCGTCCACACGAGAGTCGCGACGATGGCCGGATCGCGGTCGAGCACCACCCCCGCGGTCTTCACCACGGCCGCGCCGCTGGGAGCGTGGTGCGCGGTCATCACCAGTACCGCCT
This genomic stretch from Amycolatopsis sp. 195334CR harbors:
- a CDS encoding ornithine cyclodeaminase family protein, translating into MPAAGNYSAAEVRAAIGMPAAVDAVREAFADLAAGHFSQPPRLVFGTDDQAVLVMTAHHAPSGAAVVKTAGVVLDRDPAIVATLVWTDDGGQLTAEAGAVTALRTGAVAGVATDLLAAPGATGLALLGAGAQAADQVRAVLAVRDIRDLSVWNRSPRRVGPLLDTLATEFPHVRVRVAENAADAVAAADAVCCATSSPDPLFELSALPERVHVNAIGSFRPSMRELPAELLGTASVVLVDQFAAAGEAGEIRHALDTGLLRRGDVLELGDALSAPPEAKGRTVFKSVGVAAQDWAVARLLAQHSRRR
- the pepN gene encoding aminopeptidase N, whose amino-acid sequence is MASPNLSRVAAEQRAALLAVESYQIALDLTGDTTFSSTTTVRFTSARREPSWIDLIADRVHSATLNGTPLDVSGYREEDGIALPELAETNELVVHAECRYMNTGEGLHRFVDPVDHGVYLYTQFETADAKRMFACFDQPDLKASFALEVTAPAEWSVIGNTSPETTRDAANGAVTTVFSPSGRLSTYLVALVAGPFASWHDTYADAHGEIPLGIYCRASLAEHLDADRLFTETKQGLAFYHDRFAVPYPFGKYDQLFVPEFNAGAMENAGAVTFLEDFVFRSRVTRYAYERRAETLLHEMAHMWFGDLVTMRWWDDLWLNESFATFASVLALTEATEYRNAWTSFANVEKAWAYQQDQLPSTHPIAADIVDLHAVEVNFDGITYAKGASVLKQLVAYVGQDNFLAGLRL